From a single Kwoniella shandongensis chromosome 9, complete sequence genomic region:
- a CDS encoding mannose-6-phosphate isomerase → MTATSSIFKLAPGVQSYDWGKKGSASLAAQFGKQSVPEFNIDEDKTYAELWMGTHPTLPSKLDTSSSSSTLLSEHLKSNPDLIGAAVTTKFQDSKDGNLPFLFKVLSIGTALSIQAHPDKKLAKKLFDERPEVYKDPNHKPEMAIALTPFLAFLNFLPLPTLLLNLLTVPELSALVDSSLIDSLASSLTLPSTRPPDAFLFQPTVSSPTEDQKQILKKIFAALMSADKQTVEKSINDLVKRYKNESGEEEIADSEKGLVDLALMLNEQYPGDVGVLCVFILNVVELKKGEAAFLGANEPHAYIKGDIIECMATSDNVVRAGLTPKLRDVPTLVEMLTYEAGPGNKQLLKPTPFSDKEDDKSTLLYDPPIEEFSVLRVELSKEDKTEHRAIAGPSLVVVTEGSGVASVEGEDKVEFERGDVLFISAGKEVTWQAKGDGVEVFRAYVEADKP, encoded by the exons ATGACAGCCACTAGCTCAATATTCAAGCTCGCTCCGGGAGTGCAATCCTACGActgggggaagaaggggtcGGCTTCGCTCGCTGCTCAATTCGGGAAACAGTCGGTGCCAGAATTCAATATAGATGAGGACAAGACCTAcgccgag CTATGGATGGGCACCCACCCCACCCTACCCTCCAAGCTCGatacctcgtcctcctcttccacccttctttcGGAACACCTCAAGTCCAACCCAGACCTCATCGGTGCCGCAGTCACGACCAAATTCCAGGACTCGAAGGATGGTAACCTGCCATTCCTGTTCAAGGTCCTGAGTATCGGTACGGCGTTGAGTATACAAGCTCATCCGGATAAGAAGTTGGCAAAGAAGTTGTTCGATGAGAGACCAGAGGTTTACAAGG ACCCCAACCACAAACCCGAGATGGCCATCGCTCTCACACCCTTCCTGGCTttcctcaacttccttccgctcccgactctcctcctcaacctcctcaccGTCCCCGAACTTTCCGCGTTGGTCGACTCCTCCCTCATCGATTCGCTTGCTTCGTCTCTCACACTTCCATCCACTCGACCCCCCGACGcgttcctcttccaacctaCCGTCTCGTCACCGACAGAAGACCAAAAACAGATCCTGAAGAAGATCTTCGCCGCTCTCATGTCTGCAGACAAGCAAACCGTCGAGAAGAGCATCAATGACTTGGTGAAGAGATACAAGAATGaaagtggggaagaggagattgcaGACAGCGAAAAGGGTCTGGTGGACTTGGCTCTGATGTTGAACGAGCAGTATCCGGGAGATGTGGGAGTGCTCTGTGTGTTCATTCTGAACGTTGTGGAActgaagaagggagaagcgGCTTTCCTCGGGGCGAACGAGCCTCACGCGTATATCaagggag ACATCATCGAATGTATGGCGACCTCGGACAACGTCGTGCGAGCTGGACTCACACCCAAGCTCCGAGATGTCCCTACCCTCGTCGAAATGCTCACATACGAAGCTGGACCAGGCAACAAACAGCTGCTCAAGCCTACTCCCTTCTCAGACAAAGAAGACGACAAGTCTACTTTGCTCTACGATCCGCCTATCGAGGAGTTCTCGGTTCTGCGTGTCGAATTGTCCAAAGAGGACAAGACTGAGCACCGAGCTATTGCCGGACCTAGTCTGGTCGTTGTCACAGAGGGAAGCGGAGTGGCTTCGGTCGAAGGTGAGGACAAGGTTGAGtttgagagaggagatgtaCTGTTCATCAGTGCTGGGAAGGAAGTGACGTGGCAGGCTAAAGGAGATGGAGTAGAAGTATTTAGAGCGTACGTAGAGGCTGATAAGCCATAA
- a CDS encoding tRNA (5-methylaminomethyl-2-thiouridylate)-methyltransferase, producing the protein MEELGLREGDHVTVAMSGGVDSATTLRILSEFPIHIDVIFMRNWDPLLSESSTSSSSSSTPFSLSYAGPSSSGSGKSLNLSPCQWEQDYTDVLRVTKQLGIPSEKVRLVDLSKEYWSRVFEPAVGVWERGGTPNPDVDCNREIKFGALLDVLPRADRHFLATGHYGRVDHSGDFPRLCRAKDKAKDQTYYLSQMSEYQLSRTILPLGRLTKPSVRRLASHWALPNHAKEESMGVCFIGERGKFGDFISQYTSPPESPGHLVNLSGKRLAPHKGLWYYTIGQRAKVANQLQPLFVAKKGVGENGQDILVVPGQDHPLLSCDRLYTDSFHWIHGCYPTEILNRNDDKVNIQVRHRMTPVRGTVSPDPTNVGAVIIDFEEPLSGVSPGQVAGVWYGDWCLGSGVIRDTRCGGAEMA; encoded by the exons ATGGAGGAGCTCGGCTTGAGAGAGGGTGATCATG TCACTGTCGCCATGTCCGGTGGCGTCGATTCCGCCACCACACTTCGGATACTGAGTGAATTC CCAATCCACATCGATGTCATCTTCATGCGTAATTGGGATCCCCTACTTTCCGaatcttccacttcatcatcatcctcgtcaactccCTTCTCATTATCATATGCTGGACCATCGTCCTCTGGATCTGGCAAATCACTAAATCTATCACCTTGTCAATGGGAACAAGATTACACAGACGTTCTTCGTGTCACGAAACAGCTTGGAATACCTTCTGAGAAAGTGCGATTGGTCGATCTGTCAAAGGAATATTGGAGTAGGGTGTTCGAACCTGCTGTAGGGGtgtgggagagaggagggacaCCAAATCCCGATGTGGATTGTAATCG AGAGATCAAGTTCGGTGCTTTACTCGATGTATTACCTCGAGCAGACCGCCATTTCCTTGCTACGGGACATTATGGTCGAGTCGATCATTCTGGCGACTTCCCAAGACTTTGTAGAGCAAAGGACAAGGCGAAAGATCAGACATACTACCTCTCTCAGATGAGCGAGTATCAACTGAGTCGG ACCATTTTACCCCTCGGCAGACTGACAAAGCCATCCGTACGACGTCTCGCCTCTCATTGGGCATTACCGAATCATGCGAAAGAAGAATCGATGGGCGTATGTTTCATTGGTGAAAGGGGGAAGTTCGGTGACTTTATCT CTCAATATACCTCTCCACCCGAATCGCCAGGCCACCTCGTCAATCTATCTGGGAAGAGACTAGCGCCTCACAAGGGATTGTGGTATTATACCATCGGACAGCGTGCAAAGGTTGCGAATCAATTACAGCCGCTGTTCgtagcgaagaagggagtgggtGAGAATGGGCAAGACATTTTGGTCGTACCGGGACA GGATCACCCATTACTCTCTTGCGATCGACTCTACACCGACTCTTTCCACTGGATACACGGTTGTTACCCTACGGAAATACTGAATCGCAATGACGACAAAGTCAACATCCAAGTTCGACATCGCATGACCCCTGTCCGGGGGACAGTCTCGCCTGATCCTACCAATGTTGGAGCGGTGATCATAGATTTCGAAGAGCCTTTGTCCGGGGTCAGTCCGGGTCAAGTCGCGGGAGTATGGTATGGCGATTGGTGTTTGGGTAGTGGAGTGATAAGAGATACTCGATGCGGGGGCGCGGAGATGGCCTAA